ATAGGAGCTGGGATGACACATCCACTACTGCATCTGGCTTTATGTATGTTCCAGACTCTGACTCAGATCCTCACAACCGCATAGCAAGGCCTCTCTACCActccatctcccagccccagttCTCGGTTTACTGTGTGcaagcgtgcgtgcgtgcgtgcgtgcgtgcgtcccAAGGAtcatatgcagaggtcagaaaagagaTTGTGGGAGTCCatcctctttccatcatgtgggtcccagggagtgaactcaggctgccaggcttggcagcaagtacctcaATGCTAGGCTATCTATCTCACCAGACCTTTATTGTATAACTGCATCAGTCCTTGCCTCGGCTAGTTGTGGAGTGGCGAGTTACTTAAGGTGTTCTGACTGGAGGTCTGAGGGTGGAAGGTCTGGGTGGGTCAGGAGAGGAGCGGGTCAAAAGACTAGGTGTccaagtcaggtggtggtggtggtggtggtggtggtggtggtggtggtggtggtgcacgcctttaataccagcaccgggaggcagaggcaggcggatctctgtgagttcgaggccagcctggtctacagagcaagatctaggacaggctccaaaactacacagagaaaccctgtcatgaaaaacaaaagactagGTGTCCACTCCTTCAGTAAAGGCATGGACTCAGGTGTGCAGCATCCTGTTGTGTGGACACGCATGCTTTGGTCTGGGAGACAGAACACCCACTCAGCTAGTCTTTTGGTGGCCTGCAGAGGACACCATCCTTgttccattttttcccctctacCTGAGTTTTAGAAGGGGCTTGGGTTGTGTTTTTGTCCTTGGTGAGTTGGTCCTCACTTGTACACTGGGGGCCTTGGGCttctcatctatgaaatgggACCGAGGCAGTAAGGATTCCAAGACTTGATTTGGGGATGTGTTTGGCACAGCTTGTTTCATGAGAACTACCGTGAACTCAGATTTCCTTACAGAAtttggggctttttgtttgtttagtttttgtttgtttaagtttcAGATATTAGAGGCCCAGATTTTCCAAAAATCTAAGATGGTGGGTGCTTCAAACATTTGGTGGCTCTGAAAGTCTCCTTGTCACTGGGGTGCTCTGTGAGAAGTTGTGCTCCCAATCTCTGGGCCTAGGAAGTAGGGCAGTGGGTGGAGGGGCACTGCTGTCCCACATGACCCACATTTAGAGATGGCTCTGGCAGCCTCGGGCCCTAGAGCCCGGCTGGAACCAGGATACCAGCCTCCAGACCCCCAGGCCTGCGTCATCTCTCAGGGCCCTTTGCTAAGGCCTAGGATGGGTGCTGGTCTGTTACACAGATGAAGACAGTTGAATCTCCTCAGGGTTGCAGGCAGGGAGGCTGGGACCACTTCTTCATCCAGCTCTGCCCTGGACATGATGGTGACCTTGGGCGCAGCGGAGATCGCCAGGTTGTCCTAGGTGCCGTGAGAGGTTGGTGGTCCTCCACAGCCCCAGCTGGTCCTTTACTAAACCTCTGCAGAAGAGAGCTGTGGTTGTTAGTGGGctgggccaggcctggtgggacagaaaagtgaCGGTCCCTGCTGGGGATAATGACACTTTTATTAGCACAAAATTACACCAACCCAGGATTCCAGGGCCCAGGAATAAACTAAGGCACACATCAGGTTAAGGGGCAACATCCCCAGGCTGGCATGCCCCAAACTTCCTGAGCGAATCCAGAGGGGGCCGGTGGTCGTGAGGGTCCCAGAGGGCCTTTTCCTTCCAGGCGAAAGGGACAGAACTGGGCGTCGGTTGGAGGTCCGCCCTGTGGACATGTGGAGGTGGCCTGAGGCCTTGGATCTCTGGTATCCCATTGGCCCGCTGCAGCTCACTTCTCAAAGTAGGGCAGGTAGAAGAATTGGAAGCCCCGGTGGCCCTTGACGGCACAGTAGATGAAGATCACGTGGTAGACTGCGGGGCGGTGTCTGTCAGTAAGGGGGCCTGGCCCCGCCCCGCCCAtgcccgccccgccccacctccCGCCACTCTCACCTCCCGGGACTAACAGCAGGACGCCTGGCACGAAGAAGATGGCGCTGGAGACACCTGTGGTGGGAAGAAACGGACAGCTCAGGACTAGGGGTTCCGGGGGGCGATGGCTGCCCGGGAAGGCCTCCCTCTCTCCTGGAAGGTGGCTGATTCGTGCTGGGAGTTGGGAGGGTTTGCTGAGGACCCAGGCAGGAGGGGCGCTCACCTGGAGAGGGGGCCACCTCCAGTCCCACGCCGACCAGgatgagcactgcacacacatggggtcGTGGAGGGGAAGGACAGGCGGGGTGAGGGCAGGATCTTCCACACCTGACTCTCAGCCCGGCTCCCACCTGATGCATCGCCCACCTAAACTGCTGTCCTCTGGGCAGCATACCTCCCCAGGATGCTCCCCAAGCTGTGTTTTCAGGGCGGCATACTTGGCAGGGCCTGGGAAATAGCTATGAAATGGGAGTTTTTACTGCTGTTTGGTGTGACCTTTCAGTCACTCAACAAACACTTACGGAACACCCTCTGCATGCCTGGTACCAAGAATTCCACCATAAAAGGCAGATAGGGGCCTggcatggtagtgcatacctttaatcccagtactcaggagggagaggcagacagatctctgtgagaccaagctggtctacagagtgagttccaggacaactggggctacataaagagaccctgtttcctcCAGAAAAAAAGGCAGATGGGTGGGGAGCTTGTCATAAAGCCCAGCTACTCAACTTCAATCCcttggacccacatggtggaagcagagagctgaaTCGTGCAATAACTCTGACCCCACTTGGGCTGTGGCACGCATCCTCCTTCaaccccacagacacacaaatgaaaacataaatgtgACAGAAAAGCAGATTGATCCTTGTCTCATGGCCCTTCTTACCGGAGGGACCAACGAGACCCGGAAAGCTATGATCCACGTGCGGGAAGAGGTCTGTGGGAGCCTGAAGCAGCTGCCTCCAGTCAGTCCAGGGAGCAGTAACAGTACTGCCAGGCCCGGGCTAAGCATTCTATGTGATGCCTTGATGAACTAAACCACGCCCCAGTGGGACACAGGAGAAGCTGTCTCGGGGCCATCATTCAGGCAGAGAAAGAATTCAGGAGAGAACTCAGAGTCTGGAGGGAACCCGAGGCTTTATAAGAACCACCAGCACTTGATGAGACTGAACAAGAAGAATCTGGGCTGGAGAAGTATGGGATGGCCTGCTGTCCCAGGCAGGGATGTGGCCTTTGGTGGACAGGTCGTACCTAGACCCACTTTTCTGTATCTGTCCTCGAGGATTCTTGGGGTAGGGTGGAGCCAGGGGGCCTGCAGGGCCACCatggacttttttaaaaaatgtatacagtgttctgctttcacgcatgcctgcatgtcagaagagggcaccagatctcattacagatggttgtgagccaccatgtggttgctgagaattgaactcaggacctctggaagagcagccagtgctcttaacctctgagccatctccccagcccccacccaggaCTTTGGTAGACATCATGTTTTACCAAGAGCACCTCAGAAGGAGGTTCACACTCACTCCCTGACCCAGCTTAGGGCTGCAGATTCTGCTGTTAGAGTAAACATCTTTTTCTAATTCCCTAGAGCCCTTGGTGGCTCTCTGGTGACCTCTATGAGCCTTGGCAGTCACAGGTGTGGGTCTAAATCCCAGCTCATCTTCCTCCCAACTGCAACCTGAGGAAGCCCCTCTCCAGCCCGAGCCTGTGTCCTTACTTCCAAAATCAGGACGCTACCAATGCCAATGCTTGGCTTTGCTGGGTTGAGGAGAAGCTGGCAGTAGGTGTCACCAGTGCCTGGCCTGCAGTGGTGCTGGCAAGTGGCAGCTCTGTGCCCTGCACTCAAACACCTAGAGGTGAAGGTTGGATTTCTGGCCAGGAGACCTAGCTGGCTGGGGCCTTTGACCttcctggagaaggaaggaaaggagacccAGGGTGGCAGCCACAGTTGGTCCTTCCTTATGACCCCTGTTGATCTCAACCCTGGATGTTCTGGGGACTTTGCATCTCCGTCCcgtaaagaagtcagaaatatctGGCTGTGAAACCTGCCTGTgctgggtctcagtttccctaCTGAACAATGTGAGGTAGAAAAAGGTCCTGGTTAGATCACATAccccaaagaagaagaagcaggccTGATGCCTGGCCTCAGGGACACCAGTGTCCTGAGCACTGGCCTGCCTTCACGAACAGGCTCTGGTCCCTGCCTCTTACTTGCCACCTCTGTAAGGTGGGGGAAATGGACCTGGCGTAGTCAACACAGACTAAATGGAAGCTGTTACCTCTCCATTCTCTGGTCCTATGGTAGATTAAacagattaaatttaaaaaggaaataagtaGCGAGGAGATGGGgtagggtgtgggaggggggtgaGGCACaagcctttagttccagcactcaggaggcaggatctttgagtttgaggccagcctgatctacagagcaagttccaggacaaccaagtcTACACAGacaaactatgtctcaaaaaagcaatagatagatagatacataaatacataaataaataaaataaactaagctGGGTGTAGTGATGCATACCTGTAAACCCAGAACGTGGGAGGTACGGGCAGGATGATCAAACGTTCAAGAACATACTTCACttttgggttacatgagaccctgtctcaaaaaactccaAGGggtaggggagctggagagatggctcataagagcacttactactcttgcggaggacccaggtttggttagcacccacacagtggctcacaaccctctacaactccagttccctTTTCTGATTTTACTGGAGACTGCAAggacatggtatatatacataaaaaataaatattaaaaataactttaaaaaactctttttttttccaagacagggtttctctgtgtagctttgcgcctttcctggaactcactctgtagcccaggctggcctcgaactcacagagatccgactggctctgcctcctgagtgctgggattaaaggcgtgtgccaccaccgccgcccccgctttaaaaactttttaaaaaaaggaaatagtgATTTAAAAAGTACTGAATCAGGTTCCAGTCACCCTGGGTGCTCTCTGGACAGATGATCAGGACCCTAAGGCTGATCCTCTCATAGCCCCAGTTGCTCAGTTGTAACAGGAAGGCCCAACATGCCAAGCAGCGACAGAGCCTgctcaggggagagagagagaagacaggccaTTGGGACACTCACCTAGCcccagcagcaggagcagaaagGAGGCCAGAACGACCCGTCTGTTTTTCTGGATCAAAGGATGTTGGGTCCAGCTGGGTAGCAAGAGGGATGGACACAAGTCAAGGAGGTGAGGCAGTGGGGAGCcagggctggctggcaggcagaagctGAACTCCAAGGGAGAGGCTCTCACCTGCAGCAGGCATTGTAGGAGCGCTGGGTGGTGCTGCTGATGGTGCTGAAGGACCACTGAGAGCTACGCATGGACATGTGCCCAGAATCCCTGAAGGACagaaggatggggaggggagagggggagataaAGAAGAGGATAGAGTCAAGATAAAATGAGGGTGTCTGTAGGGACTGAGGCGAAACCCTGCAGGACAGAGGGCCCCGAAAGGGGACAAGGTTGGGGGTGAGGGTAAATTATAAAGTGGGGTGTGcgttaagagaaatgaaaaagggaagGTGGGGGCCGAGTTAAACTGAGGATTCCTAGGAGATAAAAAGCCTCGCAGTGGTAAGCTGCAGGCACTGGGCATAAGGTGAGGTGACCCAGCTGGACAGGAGATCCCATGAGGGAAGGAGGGCTAGGAATCCTTATAGGACAGAGTGCAGCGGGGTGGGGATTGGCCAGGTTCCTGCAGACAGGAGCCGGAGACATGGGTCTTGGGATGCAGGGTGGGtccccacctggctctgaccTTGTGCTGACTCCCCCATCGGGCTCTGGAGAGGCCTGGGCTCCATCCTCATCATTTTCCAGGTTCTGTTCCAGAACACAGGGTTCAGAGAGGTTGCTCTGTTTGGGCCTTTCCACTCCCCCtctggggagaggagaaaagcagcCAGACAGCTTCTGCCTGGCATACCTGGcagctgctctctcctctccctgccctcccagcaCAACCGGTTTGATGATTCAGAAACTGAAACCCAGGTAGGAAGTAGGGTGGCTACTGGGGGCTTTGGCACCGAAGTCAGCAGGAGTGGGTGGCAGGCTCTCAGCATGGATCCCAGGAACAGGTGACCACCCAAATGGGGCTCTTAGGATTTTACTGGGGCCCAACATAGAGAAGCTCTGGATTTGGTGTAGCAGAGCACAGGTCTCTAGTTCCTATGTCTCAAAGAACGCTAGGGCTGGGGGCGGCTATCTGGGACAATGATTTATGGTGTAGTTGGAGTCAAGAGATGGGCAAACACATCATGTGTGTGTGACCTCCACTGCTAGGGTGATTCTCAAAACAGACAGGATGCAGATTCTCCATAGGTCATGTGGCCTGGGATCAAGGGATGCTGGAAGGACCGGCAAGGTCTAGTTTAGAAACAGAGTGCTCTCCAAACCCGGAGGGGTGGTAATGGGGTGTCAGTATCCAGGATGGGTGGGCTTTCCACTGATGCTGCTGAGGTCTGAGTTCCTAGTCCGGGCTTGCGGCTCTCCAAAGCTGCATAGGGACCGAACTCGGAGTTCAGAGGGCAAGGATATTATAATTCTGGATGAGCAGACACGTCTGGGGGAAAGTTTCCCACTCCGCTGGGGTCTCTAGGCAGAGTCTCCGGAAATTAGGGTTCTCCGGGGCCGGCCTGGGGTCCCGCCCTATCCCGGACAAGAGGGTGAGATGGGCCGGGCCGTTCACCTGGTAGCGCAGCCGGGACTGCTTGTCTTCATCAGCCACCTCGAACCTGGCCCGGCGCTCGAAGTGCAGCGGCCCGAAGCGGGCGACCCCGCTGGACTCAGGACCAGGCCCTGCGTCCTCCAGGGTCAGCTCGAAGGCATCATCGATACTGAACTGGGGTCGGGTGGCGCTCATGGCCCCCGCCCGCCTAGGCGCCCAGCGCTGCCGCCATCTGAGCCCGCCACGGCCCCGCCCACCAAACAGGTCCCGCCCCCGCGCAGGCCCCGCCCCGTCCCCTAAGAGAGAAGTCCTGCCCTCTACAACGGCCCCGCCCTGTCCGCTCGTCCTCCGCAGGCCTGAGCTGCGGAGCGCCGAGTGGATTCGGGATCACGTCAGCGTCTCGCGGGTAGCGGGACCCGTGGCGCCACCCAGAGGCGGCCTTGGTGAGCGACAGCCCGGACTGTGATCAGGAGCAGTTTAGGCTCATGCTTGCTTGCAGGGGCGAGTAGGAGGGAGAAGGAATGCCCATGCCCAGAGGCTCAGACCCCAAGAGTTGGCTTGAATACCAGTCTGCACTCCTGTGCCATCGAGACTTTTGGACCTGTTACTCCATCCTACTCACCACGGCTTCCGGTGGAGGGGTGTTCTTGTCATTTTGCAGctatggaaactgaggctcagatcTTGTATGGCTTTCTCCAACTCAGAATCCATGAGGcagccagtgatttttttttttttttaaattctctctcaCACCGCGTCTGCACTCccttctgtcttttatttttcttgggagagggtctgtctatgtagctcaaactggccttgaactctgaatctttctgcctcagcttctctagtactgtgattacaggcatacaccagcCACcatgttgctctctctctctctctctctctctctctctctctctccctccctcctctctctctctttcctttcttccttcctccctccctcccttctttctttcttccttcctccttccttccttcctttttctttctttctttctttctttctttctttctttctttctttctttctttctttttctttctttctttctctctctctctctttctttctttctgtgtgtgttttataacAAGATTTCATGTAGTGCAGCTGATCTCAATATGTAGTGgataatgaccttgaacttttcctGCTGCTTCTTCCACCTTGTACCAACATGCCTAGTTTATTCTATGATGGCAATTGAACCTAGGGCCCAGTGAATTCtaggcatttgtgtgtgtgtgtgtgtgtgtgtgtgtgtgtgtgtgtgtgtgtgtgtgttttccagggtttcactgtgtagcccaggctggcctcagactttcaATGCTCCTGCCCTCATCTCCCCAACACTATGTTAATGAGTGGCTGCttctgtgtgtggtgcatgtgcacatgtgagtaccAGCAGACTCCAGAAGAcgggattccctggagctggagttataggcagttgtgaactgcttgaCATGGGCGCTGGAacttgaacacaggtcctctgcaagagccatacTTGTTCTTAATTCCCATAGTTTTCGGCATTATTTTGTTCACTGCCCAGGAGTGTTTGGAACTGAATACatgctcaataaatatctgtGGCAGGACTGAATGGGCAGGTTGCCAAAGTGGTGCATCTGGGATCTGAACCCACATCTTCCTAGTTCACAAAGTTTTTGTCCTCCTCCATGCCCACCCACCCTCTCATTTTCTGATTTCATATAAAGAACTGAGTCGACTCCATTTCTCAGTTTATGGCACCTTCCTCCTGTGAAAGAGGCTCCGATCCAGTTGTGGCAATTCATTTTCCCTCACCACCTCCCACTTTTTCTGCTCTCCACTTCTCCCGAGATCTCGCCTTACTGTGCTTCGGCAGACCCTGCCTGTCCTGTCCCACATATGGCGTTGTCTTCTGTGTGGATGTGTTTGCAATTTACACACATGGTGTCACGTATCAAGCTCATTttgttgtttacatttttctgtttttccactcAGTGATAATGGTTTCCACATGCATCTTGTTTGCTGTTTCTACTAGTTGTAGGTCCGGTACCAGTTGGACTTCCAGCCCTCAGGCCCACAGGGAGCCCACTCAGGTTGACCTCGTGTACACATCACGGTTGTCTCCCACGAAAGGTGGGGGGACTCCTCTTCCAGCAGGTGGATGTCCAGGCCATAGGGCATTTACCCGGGTGGCTTCACAGAGCTTGCAGTTGCTCCCCTGAGTTGTGGAGAATTGACATCCGTCCTGAGGCTTCTGGCTTTTTCTCAGCCCCTGGTGTCATCCAGTTTCCTAAGAGCTGGCTGGTCTGATGAGTACAAGGTGGTACTTCACTCCTTCCCGGAAGCTCCCTTGGTTGTTTGTTTGACCTTGGTATCTTCTATGCACCTCTCACAGGGCCAGAGCTTACTGTGTAGACTGCTACAGGTTCTGCCTCAGCTCTCTGATGATGGGATAATAGACCTCCGTCACCAcatttggttttattcttttcttccttccctgatGGGATAATAGACCTCCATCACTACACTTAGTTTtagtcctttcttccttccctgtcacacccttctttcctcctctctcttgctcttccttatttattcatttatttgcttgtttattgtgCACGTGCACACAAGCATTGGCACACATGTAGGTCAGAGAACTTAACGGGAGTAGGGTTTTTGGTCGACTATGTGGGTGGGGGGTATCTAATTTGGATTGTCAGGCtctgtggcaaatgcctttacctgatcctccctgctctccctcccccttcttctttttaagatttatatttatatgtattagtgttttgcctgcatgtatgcctgtgcatcacatgtgtgcctggtgtgtgtagaggccagaagaggggatcagatcccctggaactgaagttatcgATGGTTGTGAGTgtccatgtgggcgctgggaaccaaactctagtcttctggaagggcagcaagtgctcttaaccccggagccatctctctatcctgtCTCTTTACTTTTCCCATTGATGTATCTCACTGGCCTTAGCAATAAATACCTCTCATGTTAATCCAGTCTTCAATTGTTGAGGAAAATCCAACTTGATCTTCTGTTTGTCTTCACCATCATGCATTGTTTTGTGTATGAAACAAAGTGTTCTTGaagtaaaatattgtattttatgtatatatatgtattatatatgtatatatattatgtatatataacatcAACTAGCCATTCTCAACGGTTTCAAACTGTACAGTTCTGTTATGTATTCACACTATTGTGCAGCAAGTCTCTAGAgctttttaattttgcaaaatagaAACTCAGTAATTACTTAAAAAACAACTTCCCCATTCCAATCCCACAATTCTACTCTCTGTCTCTTATGAACTGGCTATTCATTCACCTCAGTAATCCTGAtcatacagtatttttaaaatgtgtatgcatgtttgcctacatgtatgtatgcacattacacatgtctggtgcctacagaggccagaagagcatgtctaatcctctggaactggatttacaggttATAAACTGCTGTGAGgatgctgagaatcgaacctatgccctctgaaagagaagccagtgctcttaactgctgagccatcacttcagcccATACAGTATTTTTTCACAACTGATATTTCACTGAGAATACTGATAAGTTTATGCAAAGTAGTGTATTTAGTTATCTTAATTTGTGGGTATGCATGCTGGAGAAAGAACCCTGGGCCtctcacatgccaggcaagtgtttaATAtggagctacaccctcagccccgcactaatattttttttcttatctatatTCCTCTTTCCTGCTGTGGCGTATCTGGTTCATGGATCAAAGTAAATCAGCCACGTTGGTCAGCTTTCCCTCCTGCTGTACTTTCTGGAACATGAGTACAGCAGACTACTTTATTAAAATTTGATAGAGCTTTCTGTgttggtaaaaaacaaaaccaagcatgtTTCCCCTTCCCTTCAGAAGCCCTGCCCTCTCTGAGGACTTCTTACTGGAAAGTGAACCAGTCGGAATATGTGAAGCACTTAGCACCTGGGACTCATGGGAAAGACGATAATCCTCCGGGTTATGAGGACAGGATGAAGGCACCTCAGAGGCCTGGAGACTCCTGTTACCTTGTGAGAGCAGGAAAGTCTCACAGCTGTTGTTTACAGCTAGACTCCCAGGGGGGAGAGAAAGACCATTTCTTCCCCTAAAGTAGCTCTTTCCTATCGTCCATCTTTTCCCTGATATTTATGGGCACCTATTATGCAAAAGCACCCATAGACTCACCCAACCCCCAAGGTGTTGGGGTTCTCATGACCCTCAACTCGCTTTTAAGAAGTAGGATTGGGGAGAGGACTGCTAAGCATGTCCAAGCAAgcggtctaccactgagctacgtccCTAACccagtccttttcttttttctttcctttcttttttttttttttttttttttttcgagacagggtttctctgcgtagctttgcgcttttcctggaactcacttggtagctcaggctggcctcgaactcacagagatctgcctggctctgcctcccgagtgctgggattaaaggcgtgtgccaccaccgcccggccttattttttttttttaagacagggttttataAACCCCATGCTCCGCTATGTATAACCAAGGACGACCCTgacctcctgattctcctgcttgcCATCCTCGGAGCGCTGGGATTTTAAGtgtgtgtcactacaccaggcttccttccctttttctgaAGACAAAAGGCCAGAATctatataaatcataatgtatGCTAAGTACGCAAAATTAAAAGGGCCAAAGGGAATACACGGGTGAATGACTTTTTTCGGTTTTCATTTTCCTAACTGGAATGCTATTAATAGGGCATATGTAACTTAAATGGAGTGGCACACAGCCCCGAGAGCTCCAGTCCGGATAAAGCCAACCGCACAATTGCTGGGGGAGGTCCCGGCCGCGCCCCACTGGCCAACCAAGCCCCGCCCCTAGGCAGATtcaggccccgcccccggcgCCGCGTTAAAGCCGCTGCACAGAGAGCCAATCACagctcttttcttcatttcctccctttttGGCTTCTGCCCTCAGCCAAAATGGCGCTTGCTCAGAAGGTGCCGAGGCTATAGGAGTTGCCGAAGCAGGTCCGGAAGCTACCGAGCGAGTCCGGAAGTTGCCGAAAGAGAGCAGCGGGGAAAGAGGATGGCGGATCTCATCGCAAGACTTCGAGAGGACGGGATCCAAAAGCGTGTGATACAGGAGGGCCAAGGAGAGTTGCCTGACTTTCAGGATGGCACAAAGGTTTGTGTccatcctctctccccttccccccttctGAGGCGCGGTGCGCATGCGAGGCGGGAGGAGGCCGTAGGTGAGAGGTTGCGCATGCCCAGAGAGCAGCCGCCAGTCACCCTACCTTTCGCATGCCGAGCTCGACGCTGATTGGTTTGGATTTAAGTGGGAGTATATTCAGATATGTCTACCCCGCCCCTTGGCTTTGT
The sequence above is drawn from the Peromyscus leucopus breed LL Stock chromosome 1, UCI_PerLeu_2.1, whole genome shotgun sequence genome and encodes:
- the Tmem134 gene encoding transmembrane protein 134 isoform X1, translating into MSATRPQFSIDDAFELTLEDAGPGPESSGVARFGPLHFERRARFEVADEDKQSRLRYQNLENDEDGAQASPEPDGGVSTRDSGHMSMRSSQWSFSTISSTTQRSYNACCSWTQHPLIQKNRRVVLASFLLLLLGLVLILVGVGLEVAPSPGVSSAIFFVPGVLLLVPGGRTSNRRPVLSLSPGRKRPSGTLTTTGPLWIRSGSLGHASLGMLPLNLMCALVYSWALESWVGVILC
- the Tmem134 gene encoding transmembrane protein 134 isoform X2, which gives rise to MSATRPQFSIDDAFELTLEDAGPGPESSGVARFGPLHFERRARFEVADEDKQSRLRYQNLENDEDGAQASPEPDGGVSTRDSGHMSMRSSQWSFSTISSTTQRSYNACCSWTQHPLIQKNRRVVLASFLLLLLGLGVSSAIFFVPGVLLLVPGGRTSNRRPVLSLSPGRKRPSGTLTTTGPLWIRSGSLGHASLGMLPLNLMCALVYSWALESWVGVILC
- the Tmem134 gene encoding transmembrane protein 134 isoform X3, whose amino-acid sequence is MSATRPQFSIDDAFELTLEDAGPGPESSGVARFGPLHFERRARFEVADEDKQSRLRYQNLENDEDGAQASPEPDGGVSTRDSGHMSMRSSQWSFSTISSTTQRSYNACCSWTQHPLIQKNRRVVLASFLLLLLGLVLILVGVGLEVAPSPGVSSAIFFVPGVLLLVPGVYHVIFIYCAVKGHRGFQFFYLPYFEK
- the Tmem134 gene encoding transmembrane protein 134 isoform X4, translating into MSATRPQFSIDDAFELTLEDAGPGPESSGVARFGPLHFERRARFEVADEDKQSRLRYQNLENDEDGAQASPEPDGGVSTRDSGHMSMRSSQWSFSTISSTTQRSYNACCSWTQHPLIQKNRRVVLASFLLLLLGLGVSSAIFFVPGVLLLVPGVYHVIFIYCAVKGHRGFQFFYLPYFEK